The Lycium barbarum isolate Lr01 chromosome 10, ASM1917538v2, whole genome shotgun sequence genome includes a region encoding these proteins:
- the LOC132613623 gene encoding DExH-box ATP-dependent RNA helicase DExH18, mitochondrial encodes MAARNLFYLYLSKNNLTKFRFFSVSSRFLDTHFTEPKKIQDFHIYRHPLLTSPQFSPLCVAQWKRLNLFHFYGHPFSTVVENEDNESEICDLDVEENECENDALGFEKRLNFVQIASRDPVEIYRELRAASKCEKQTRADWDTLIEIFRCFAKSGWASNQALAVYIGASFFPTAARKFRNFFFKKCKVDIVKYLVSLGPCIEAEKFLFPIFVEFCLEEFPDEIKNFRKMVESADLTKPHTWFPFARAMKRKIIYHCGPTNSGKTYNSLQRYMEAKKGIYCSPLRLLAMEVFDKVNGLGVYCSLLTGQEKKHVPFSNHVACTVEMVSTDDMYDVAVIDEIQMMADTHRGYAWTRALLGLKADEIHVCGDPSVLDIVRKICSETGDELVEQHYERFKPLVVEAKTLLGDLKNVRSGDCVVAFSRREIFEVKLAIEKHTNHRCCVIYGALPPETRRQQATLFNDPNNGYDVLVASDAVGMGLNLNIRRIIFYTLSKYNGDRIVPVPASQVKQIAGRAGRRGSRYPEGLTTTLQLEDLGYLIECLKKPFDEVNKVGLFPFYEQVELFAGQIPNSTFSELLDRFGENCRLDGSYFLCQYNHIKKIANMLQKVQGLSLEDRFNFCFAPVNIRDPKAMYHLLKFASSYAQALPVNIAMGMPKCSARNDSELLDLETKHQVLSMYMWLSNHFEGEKFPYFKKAEAMATGIAELLGESLANARWKPESRNPGKQQKVVAKSQGELKEQLSINTSSSRRRLQHDAASLAVHVP; translated from the coding sequence ATGGCAGCAAGAAATCTTTTTTATCTGTATTTATCTAAGAATAATCTTACCAAGTTTAGATTTTTCTCAGTTTCTAGTAGATTCCTAGATACCCATTTTACAGAaccaaaaaaaattcaagattttCACATTTATAGACACCCTTTACTAACCTCACCTCAATTTTCACCTTTATGTGTTGCACAATGGAAAAGATTGaatctttttcatttttatggACACCCTTTTTCCACAGTGGTGGAAAATGAGGATAATGAATCAGAAATTTGTGATTTGGATGTGGAAGAGAATGAGTGTGAAAATGATGCATTAGGGTTTGAGAAAAGATTGAATTTTGTTCAAATAGCTAGTCGTGATCCGGTCGAAATATATAGGGAGCTTAGGGCGGCTAGCAAGTGTGAAAAACAAACGCGAGCTGATTGGGATACTTTGATTGAGATTTTTAGATGTTTTGCTAAGTCCGGATGGGCTTCGAATCAGGCTTTAGCTGTGTATATTGGGGCTTCATTTTTTCCTACAGCAGCGCGTAAGTTTCGTAACTTTTTCTTTAAGAAGTGTAAGGTTGATATTGTGAAGTACTTAGTGTCGCTTGGTCCGTGTATTGAAGCTGAGAAGTTTCTGTTTCCGATATTCGTTGAGTTTTGCTTAGAGGAGTTTCCGGATGAGATAAAGAATTTCAGGAAAATGGTTGAGTCGGCGGATTTGACAAAACCTCATACTTGGTTTCCGTTTGCTAGGGCAATGAAACGCAAGATCATATATCATTGTGGTCCCACAAATAGTGGTAAAACATATAATTCATTGCAACGGTACATGGAAGCAAAAAAGGGCATTTATTGTAGTCCTCTAAGGTTGTTGGCTATGGAGGTTTTCGATAAGGTGAATGGATTAGGGGTATACTGTAGTCTTCTTACCGGGCAGGAGAAAAAGCACGTCCCGTTTTCTAATCACGTCGCTTGCACGGTTGAGATGGTTTCGACCGATGATATGTATGATGTGGCAGTTATTGATGAAATCCAAATGATGGCGGACACACATAGAGGTTATGCATGGACGAGGGCGTTACTGGGGTTAAAGGCTGACGAAATACATGTTTGTGGAGACCCAAGTGTTTTGGATATTGTTCGAAAAATCTGTAGTGAAACTGGGGATGAGTTGGTAGAACAGCATTACGAGCGGTTTAAGCCGTTGGTGGTTGAAGCAAAGACACTTTTAGGTGATTTAAAAAACGTGAGATCGGGGGACTGTGTTGTTGCCTTTTCAAGAAGAGAGATATTTGAAGTCAAATTGGCTATCGAGAAGCATACCAATCACCGCTGTTGTGTAATATACGGTGCCTTACCGCCTGAAACACGAAGACAGCAAGCTACTTTATTTAACGATCCGAACAATGGGTACGATGTTTTGGTTGCCAGTGACGCGGTCGGAATGGGTTTAAACCTAAATATTCGAAGAATCATCTTCTACACCTTGTCGAAGTACAATGGTGACCGCATTGTTCCCGTTCCTGCTTCACAGGTGAAGCAGATTGCTGGAAGAGCAGGTCGAAGAGGAAGTCGATATCCGGAAGGACTAACAACCACTTTACAGTTGGAGGATTTAGGCTACTTAATTGAGTGTCTGAAAAAGCCGTTTGATGAAGTTAACAAAGTAGGGCTCTTTCCTTTCTATGAGCAAGTTGAATTATTCGCGGGGCAAATTCCAAACTCTACATTCTCCGAGCTGCTTGATAGGTTTGGTGAAAATTGCCGTTTGGACGGTTCGTACTTCTTGTGCCAGTATAACCATATAAAAAAAATAGCTAATATGCTTCAGAAAGTTCAAGGACTATCTCTTGAAGATCGTTTCAATTTTTGCTTCGCCCCTGTTAACATTAGAGACCCCAAAGCAATGTACCATCTTCTGAAGTTTGCTTCATCGTATGCACAAGCGCTGCCTGTTAATATAGCAATGGGCATGCCGAAGTGTTCAGCTCGTAATGATTCGGAGCTCTTGGATCTTGAGACTAAGCACCAAGTGTTGTCAATGTACATGTGGTTATCTAATCACTTTGAAGGGGAAAAGTTTCCGTATTTCAAAAAGGCTGAGGCAATGGCAACAGGGATTGCTGAGTTACTAGGTGAATCACTAGCAAATGCTCGTTGGAAACCAGAGTCGAGGAATCCTGGGAAACAACAAAAAGTGGTAGCGAAATCCCAAG
- the LOC132614204 gene encoding uncharacterized protein LOC132614204, whose translation MDSELVLHTGGCHCKKVRWQVYAPSSIVAWDCNCSNCSMRKTTNFVVSSERFELLGDSKEFLTTYTFGTHTAKHTFCKVCGITSFFISRLNPDGVSVTLWCVDPGTLKHVEIKCFDGQNWESSYEQTVIASCSKATSEDSK comes from the coding sequence ATGGATTCTGAGCTGGTACTACATACCGGTGGATGTCACTGTAAAAAGGTAAGATGGCAAGTCTATGCACCATCTAGCATCGTTGCCTGGGATTGTAACTGCTCTAACTGCTCCATGAGAAAAACCACGAACTTCGTAGTTTCCTCGGAGAGATTTGAACTTCTCGGGGACTCCAAAGAGTTCCTTACAACTTATACATTTGGGACACATACAGCTAAACACACCTTCTGCAAAGTTTGTGGCATAACTTCTTTCTTTATTTCACGATTGAATCCAGATGGAGTATCCGTTACATTATGGTGTGTTGATCCCGGTACGCTAAAACATGTTGAGATCAAATGCTTCGATGGACAAAATTGGGAAAGCTCGTACGAGCAAACTGTCATTGCTTCGTGCTCGAAGGCAACAAGTGAAGACTCAAAATGA
- the LOC132615848 gene encoding uncharacterized protein LOC132615848, which produces MDSELVLHTGGCHCKKVRWQVYAPSSIVAWDCNCSNCSMRKTTNFVVSLERFELLGDSKEFLTTYTFGTHTAKHTFCKVCGITSFFIPRLNPDGVSVTLWCVDPGTLKHVEIKCFDGQN; this is translated from the coding sequence ATGGATTCTGAGCTGGTACTACATACCGGTGGATGTCACTGTAAAAAGGTAAGATGGCAAGTCTATGCACCATCTAGCATCGTTGCCTGGGATTGTAACTGCTCTAACTGCTCCATGAGAAAAACCACGAACTTCGTAGTTTCCTTGGAGAGATTTGAACTTCTCGGGGACTCCAAAGAGTTCCTTACAACTTATACATTTGGGACACATACAGCTAAACACACCTTCTGCAAAGTTTGTGGCATAACTTCTTTCTTTATTCCACGATTGAATCCAGATGGAGTATCCGTTACATTATGGTGCGTTGACCCCGGTACGCTAAAACATGTTGAGATTAAATGCTTCGATGGACAAAATTAG
- the LOC132615279 gene encoding uncharacterized protein LOC132615279: MVQWYRNEAYILTENGEYSVLKSYNALLGRHAKIPEAALVWNSIMVPRHRFIVWLADQERLLTKDRLTKMHIHDDDESCGLCSNAQMETHRHIFANCAWFKELRDAVVNWSGISYRSISAQQTLQWVRRRKWKKFKKEQVIAIWSAMIYHTWMARNGKQF, translated from the coding sequence ATGGTTCAATGGTACAGGAATGAGGCGTATATCCTGACAGAGAATGGGGAATATTCAGTTTTAAAGAGTTACAATGCATTGCTAGGAAGGCACGCAAAGATCCCTGAAGCTGCACTGGTGTGGAACTCTATCATGGTACCTAGACATAGATTCATTGTGTGGTTAGCTGATCAAGAAAGGTTGTTGACAAAGGATAGGCTCACTAAGATGCAcatacatgatgatgatgaaagcTGTGGATTATGCTCAAATGCTCAGATGGAAACACATAGGCACATATTTGCAAATTGTGCATGGTTTAAAGAATTGAGGGATGCAGTGGTCAACTGGTCTGGGATCTCATACAGGAGTATAAGTGCTCAGCAAACATTGCAATGGGTCAGGAGAAGGAAATGGAAGAAGTTCAAGAAGGAGCAGGTTATTGCCATTTGGAGTGCTATGATATACCACACTTGGATGGCAAGGAATGGAAAGCAGTTTTAG
- the LOC132614684 gene encoding uncharacterized protein LOC132614684 → MDSELVLHTGGCHCKKVRWRVYAPSSIIVWDCNCSDCSMRQNTHFIVPSERFELLEDSKEFITTYTFGTHTAKHTFCKVCGITSFYIPRSNPDGTAISLWCVDPGTLSHVEIKCFDGQNWEGSYEQTGIASCSRATDEDSK, encoded by the coding sequence ATGGATTCTGAGCTGGTACTACATACTGGTGGATGCCACTGTAAAAAAGTAAGATGGCGAGTCTATGCACCATCTAGCATCATTGTGTGGGACTGTAACTGCTCTGACTGCTCCATGAGACAAAACACACACTTCATAGTTCCCTCAGAGAGATTTGAGCTTCTCGAGGACTCCAAGGAGTTCATTACAACTTATACATTTGGGACACATACAGCTAAACACACCTTCTGCAAAGTTTGTGGCATAACTTCTTTCTACATTCCACGATCGAATCCAGATGGAACAGCTATTTCATTATGGTGTGTTGATCCCGGTACGCTAAGTCATGTTGAGATCAAATGTTTCGATGGACAAAATTGGGAAGGCTCGTACGAGCAAACTGGCATTGCATCCTGTTCAAGGGCAACAGATGAAGACTCAAAATGA
- the LOC132615955 gene encoding uncharacterized protein LOC132615955 → MDSELVLHTGGCHCKKVRWQVYAPSSIVAWDCNCSNCSMRKTTNFVVSSERFELLGDSKELLTTYTFGTHTAKHTFCKVCGITSFYIPRSNPDGIAISLWCVDPGTLKHVEIKCFDGQNWESSYGQTGIASCSKATSEDSNDI, encoded by the coding sequence ATGGATTCTGAGCTGGTACTACATACCGGTGGATGTCACTGTAAGAAGGTAAGATGGCAAGTCTATGCACCATCTAGCATCGTTGCCTGGGATTGTAACTGCTCTAACTGCTCCATGAGAAAAACCACGAACTTCGTAGTTTCCTCGGAGAGATTTGAACTTCTCGGGGACTCCAAAGAGCTCCTTACAACTTATACATTTGGGACACATACAGCTAAACACACCTTCTGCAAAGTTTGTGGCATAACTTCTTTCTACATTCCACGATCGAATCCAGATGGAATAGCTATTTCATTATGGTGTGTTGATCCCGGTACGCTAAAACATGTTGAGATCAAATGCTTCGATGGACAAAATTGGGAAAGCTCGTACGGGCAAACTGGCATTGCTTCGTGCTCGAAGGCAACAAGTGAAGACTCAAATGATATCTGA